The Agrococcus sp. ProA11 genomic sequence GTGTTCACTGCAGGCATGGACGAAGCAGTCATCGACGCGGAGAGCTACATCGCAGCCATCCGCGCTGGTGCGATCGATCCGTTCGGCGCATCGGCTGACGAGCTCAGCGCCGCGCTCGACGACGCGCTCCGTGCCGAGAGCGAGCTGATGGCCTCGTTGACCGATGCGGAGGTCGAAGCTTGCTTCCGCGCCGGCACCAGCCCATCGCCGACTCCGGTGCCCGAGTCGCCCGTGCTGCAGCGGCTGCGACTCGACGCCGAGTTCACCGGCAGGCTGAAGTCCCTTGCGCAGCAGACCGCGCGCATCGAGGGCGAGCGCCGCGCGCTCATGGCTGCGCACATGCAGCGAGCCCTCGACGAGCAGAACGCGTCGACGGCGGTGCGCGAGTTGGCCTCCATCGCTGCGGTCGAGCTGCGGCAGAGCCCGCGCGGCGTCGAGCGAGGCATGACCGACGCATGGCGTCTCGTGCGGGAGCTGCCGCTCGTGCATGAGGCCGCCAAGGCCGGCCGGATCGCCTCGGGTCACCTGCGGGTGATCGAGCAGGAGACGCGAGCCCTCCGCTCGGACGACACGGTCGACGCCGACCAGCTCCGCGCCGTCGAGTCCGAGCTCGTCGACATCGCCGAGACGACGACACCGGGCACCCTGGCCCGGCGGGCGAAGCGCATCGTGGATCGAGCGCTCCCGACACCGTTGCAGCAGCGCCACGAGGTCGCCAACGAGCAGCGCAAGATCGAGGTGTTCGACGCCGGCGACGGTATGAGCGACATCATCGGTCGCGTGCCCGCTGTGCTGGCGGCGGGCATCATGGATCGCTGCACCCAGGCCGCTCGCGGCAAGGCCAAGGACGACCCCCGCACCTTCGACCAGGTCCGCGCTGATGCCTTCTGCGAGCTGCTGCTGGGCGGTGTGGTGCCGGAAGGCCTGCACGGCACCGCGATGCTGACCGCACATGTATCGGTCATGGTGCCCGCGATGGAGCTCCTGCACGCCGAGGGAACGCCCGAGCTCGGCTTCCCCGCCTCGCTCGACGGCAAGACACTCGTCGATCGCGACACCGCGCGCCGTCTGGCCGGCGGCGAGCGCGTGTGGGAGCGCCTCTTCACCGACCCGGTCACCGGCGTCGCCGTGACCGTCGACACCTACCGCCCCAGCGCCGAGCAGCGGCGCTGGCTGCAGGCGCGCGACGGCGGATGCCGTGCCCCCAACTGCGGATGTCGTGGCACGATCGGCGACCTCGACCACACCCTCGACTGGGCCAAGGGCGGCACGACGTCCATCGACAATCTCGCGGTGCTCTGCCGACGCGATCACACGCTCAAGCACTCCTCGCGATGGTCGATGCGACAGCTCGACCACGGCGTCATCGAGTGGACGACGCCGCTCGGCGACGTCGTCACCACCGTGCCAGAGCCCGTCGGGCCCACCTTCGCCGATCCCGATCCACCGCCCGGCGACGGTCCGCCCAGTGACGGTCCGCCCGCGAACCCGCCGCGCGCCGAGGCGTGGGGTGCGGCCGAGCTCGGCCCCGCCGGCACAGCACCGCCCGGCCTGCCCTTCTGATCGTCACAGCCGCGGGCGATAGCGTGCATGCCGTGTCCAGGCTCGTCTCTCGTCAACGCTCACGCGGCTCCAGCCGGCTCGGCGCCGCCCTCGTGGCGGCGGTCGCGCTGTCGCTCGCCGCGTGCGTCGCGATGCCGCCGACGACCCCCGAGGATCCGGCGATCCCCGCCAGCCCGACACCGGTGTTCACCGACCTCGCTCCCCCGCCGACGACCAACGGACCGTCAGATCCGCCCGTACCCACGACGGAGCCCGGCGAACTCGCCTACGGCGACACCGCGACCATTCACACCGAGCGCGGCTCCACGTGGGAGGTCACCGTGCTCGGCTCGACCGATCCCGCTGACAGCCTCGCGGCCCAGACGGGCTCCGTGCCGCGAGCGGGCGAGCGCTTCGTGATCATGGATCTCGAGATCGCGAACGTCGGCGTCATCACCACGCATCCGATGCACGACATGAC encodes the following:
- a CDS encoding DUF222 domain-containing protein gives rise to the protein MDEAVIDAESYIAAIRAGAIDPFGASADELSAALDDALRAESELMASLTDAEVEACFRAGTSPSPTPVPESPVLQRLRLDAEFTGRLKSLAQQTARIEGERRALMAAHMQRALDEQNASTAVRELASIAAVELRQSPRGVERGMTDAWRLVRELPLVHEAAKAGRIASGHLRVIEQETRALRSDDTVDADQLRAVESELVDIAETTTPGTLARRAKRIVDRALPTPLQQRHEVANEQRKIEVFDAGDGMSDIIGRVPAVLAAGIMDRCTQAARGKAKDDPRTFDQVRADAFCELLLGGVVPEGLHGTAMLTAHVSVMVPAMELLHAEGTPELGFPASLDGKTLVDRDTARRLAGGERVWERLFTDPVTGVAVTVDTYRPSAEQRRWLQARDGGCRAPNCGCRGTIGDLDHTLDWAKGGTTSIDNLAVLCRRDHTLKHSSRWSMRQLDHGVIEWTTPLGDVVTTVPEPVGPTFADPDPPPGDGPPSDGPPANPPRAEAWGAAELGPAGTAPPGLPF